Below is a genomic region from Cupriavidus sp. P-10.
GCAAGACGATTCCTCACCCATTCGGCCACGGCCTCGAGCGAGCGGAAGTCGGCTACCGAGCGTGCCACAAAGTGCCGCTCCGCGCTGTCGGCAAGCCGCGCCAGCGCACGCCCCGGGGCGAGTTCCAGCAGTACGCCAGCCCCGCATTCCGCTATCTCGCGCTGGCAATCGCCCCACCGGATCGGCTGCGCAATAGCGCGCGGCAGTGCTTCCAGCAGGTCCGACGGACGCAGGCAGCGGCGCCCGTCAGTACCACGGATGACGGGCGCCGAAATTGGCCGCGGGCGTATCCGCTGCAGCCACGCCGCGAACTCGGATGAGGCAGCTTCCAGCAATGGCGTATGCGATGGAACGTGAACGTCCAGGCGACGAGTCCATGCGCCGTGGCTGGATAGCCGGTCCTGCGCGGCGACCATTTCGTCCACTCTTCCTCCCAGGACGACATGATCGTCGCTGTTGACGATGGCCAGGTGCAAGCCGCTGGCGTGAGAGAGCAAAACCGGTATGGGCAGCCCGCCGGCGGCCAGCATGCCGCAGTCCGGCGGCGCGTGTGCGGACATGATTGCCGCGCGGGCCTGCGCGGTGGTCGCGGCGTCCGCGTAGTCGATCGCACCCGCACAACTCCAGGCCGATACCTCGCCAACGCTGTAGCCGGCAAACAGCGCCGGCGGCGGCACCCACGGCTCGAGCACTGCCCATGTGGCGCAGGCTAGTGCCACGAGCGCCGGCTGGGCATAGTCGTTGTCGAACAGCCGATCGCCCGCGCGGGCCCGGGCCACCAGGTCGCAGGCACCTGCGTCACTGAACGCCTCCAACACTTCTCGCCCGCGAGCATGCCCGATGACCAGATGGAACATGTCAGGCGACTGGCTGCCCTGCCCTGGACAAAGGATCGCTAGTTCCTGCATGCTCGTTCACCCTTCCATCGCATGGATAAACAGGCACACCGCCAGCAGGTCGGCACTGCCGCCGGGACTGAGCCACCGTTCGCGAAAGGCGTGGTGTATGCGGACGGCACAATCCTGCCAGCCTGGTGCCAGCACACCGCCGGCTTGCAGGAAACTGCGCGCGATTGCCCTTGCGAACGCGAGCCCCTGGGCGCCGCCACGGT
It encodes:
- a CDS encoding acyltransferase domain-containing protein, translated to MFHLVIGHARGREVLEAFSDAGACDLVARARAGDRLFDNDYAQPALVALACATWAVLEPWVPPPALFAGYSVGEVSAWSCAGAIDYADAATTAQARAAIMSAHAPPDCGMLAAGGLPIPVLLSHASGLHLAIVNSDDHVVLGGRVDEMVAAQDRLSSHGAWTRRLDVHVPSHTPLLEAASSEFAAWLQRIRPRPISAPVIRGTDGRRCLRPSDLLEALPRAIAQPIRWGDCQREIAECGAGVLLELAPGRALARLADSAERHFVARSVADFRSLEAVAEWVRNRLAD